A window from Scheffersomyces stipitis CBS 6054 chromosome 7, complete sequence encodes these proteins:
- a CDS encoding predicted protein has protein sequence MGNTDKSAKSESKKEKRERKLEKKTKKRSIEEEVDKPSTEAENTQASAPKHADFEELEIDLSAGVPLSKKQSRLLKKGKLDLERLAKKHPVPKPELTEEEKLAQEEEDKKKSKKSEFAVWIGNLSFDTTKEDLVRFIVGKTAHNGEDDSQLIKIEEADITRVNLPKKENKIKGFAYIDLPSAVHVTSVVALSESPLNGRKLLIKNANSFEGRPAAAVAPLSKNPPSRILFVGNLSFDTSEDNLEEHFRHCGEIVRIRMATFEDTGKCKGFAFIDFKDETGPTAALKSKLAKKLINRPLRLEYGEDRSKRNPNHIRKAEVQEGEVDDFAPNSNYEKPQRASSTPKKRVFRDDNHNHSNKRVKSSVALATAQRASAAIVPSSGKKITFD, from the exons ATGGGTAATACTGACAAGAGCGCAAAGAGTGAGtccaagaaggagaagCGTGAGCGTAAGCTCGAGAAAAAAACCAAAAAAAGATCTATtgaggaagaagttgacaag CCATCTACCGAAGCTGAAAACACACAAGCCTCTGCTCCAAAGCATGCCGATTTCGAAGAGTTAGAAATCGACTTAAGCGCAGGAGTTCCTCTTTCGAAGAAGCAGCTGCGTTTGTTAAAGAAAGGGaagttggacttggaaAGACTTGCTAAGAAGCATCCAGTTCCCAAACCAGAGCTTACTGAAGAGGAAAAGCTTGCCcaggaggaagaagataagaagaagtccaagaagtcagAGTTTGCAGTATGGATCGGAAACTTATCGTTCGATACTACTAAAGAGGACTTGGTTCGTTTTATTGTCGGAAAGACAGCTCACAATGGAGAAGACGACTCTCAGTTAATCAAGATCGAAGAAGCAGATATCACCAGAGTGAACTTAcccaagaaggaaaacaaAATCAAGGGATTTGCATATATTGATTTGCCCAGTGCCGTACATGTGACCAGTGTAGTTGCTTTGAGCGAATCTCCTTTGAACGGaagaaagttgttgatcaagaatgCCAACTCGTTTGAAGGTAGAccagctgctgctgttgctcCCTTGTCGAAAAATCCACCTTCTCGTATTCTTTTCGTAGGAAATTTGTCGTTTGACACTAGTGAAGATAACTTGGAAGAACACTTCCGTCACTGTGGTGAAATTGTTCGTATAAGAATGGCTACATTTGAAGATACCGGTAAGTGTAAGGGCTTCGCATTCATTGACTTTAAAGACGAAACCGGTCCTACCGCTGCGTTGAAGTCgaagttggccaagaagttgatcaacagACCGCTCAGATTAGAATATGGTGAAGACAGATCTAAAAGAAACCCTAATCATATCAGAAAGGcagaagttcaagaaggagaagttgacgaTTTTGCTCCT AATAGTAACTACGAGAAACCACAAAGAGCATCATCAACTCCTAAGAAGAGAGTATTCAGAGACGATAATCATAACCACAGCAATAAGAGAGTCAAGTCGTCGGTAGCTTTGGCCACAGCACAGAGAGCCAGTGCCGCCATTGTTCCATCTTCAGGTAAGAAGATCACATTTGACTAG
- a CDS encoding predicted protein has translation MSETVSDTPAKQSRLKKLTSGSSWVSPFRSGSDKDKKTSALKQYKESNKLEHIKVPTKFTVHPTLEAEKKRLAEEKKAEEEKEAEEKEAEDKVAADGEADEEADGEDAEADADKEVKEPVEEGEPEAEVDGANEEEVAEEVEPETEAEVVEPETEATEAKTVEQDAEAELPEVEPETEAAEAEADEIAEEPVAEAKKAFEPVDDKNKEVVEQLKDKPLLLNRYEALNATAIDSVSRRIEDPNKVVDLGSGLKMSQEQLLAIAAARVAPVLANIDDEVKKTRSEDEIKRQQEISGKVKSHENKLLAEFDKHVRKLGKKKEKFDKDIDDKIADITRLQRNAEKNALDFKTQTEGEIETANTEYADREAKAIEKHGVDHETLLKNHEELEATKKQELEDAKLNQEKTTTEIEELQEKKSGLDNKNSELSTQIEELTTAYNAEIARLDELKAKFTEKQEAVSKNLATKDELDSNIAKSKQAVSAKKESHTKLTAEVGLLAGALAAYGAKLASLKGDREVRSSRLSDAKKTFEDWTVEKKDIAAQVARDHEKQRIEAQEAAETKRKEAEERERQAKKDAEEKERLEKEQAEWEEKEGLLKKQAEREEAERLKDDPEFQRQQRLKQREEEEQQLLTERDEIERKYKERKSREDAEYVQLLAEIEELKAKKQAQIDAEKLEAERTAQAKLDEIERLKEEHDARLNLYKKKLELEELQKDRLLEEVDNLRKIKNLREEKSRLASEVAKPTELDDIQHLIEERELEVARLTKQIELDDDELYRSVKKDEHKSFLGVSNDLPESGKRAIPEVRVEPEVAAEKPISKSAVVGGVAGVAGVAGVAAATAAALGNGAVDTSKAVGNGRTGSLSNKIKHFGRRLSGFGGEKEAKEPKKDVKAGVQKVSKKEPLAAAEDPSNHLHKVKDVTDQERKQSVTKTTAVVEPESDYDTYSIYEEVDDEEFEANKGNPDYFEVNSAEYAKHVRA, from the exons ATGTCTGAGACTGTCAGCGACACTCCAGCTAAGCAATCCcggttgaagaagttgacttcCGGCTCGTCATGGGTCTCTCCATTCCGGAGCGGTTCCGACAAGGACAAGAAGACTAGCGCCTTGAAGCAGTACAAGGAGTCCAACAAGCTTGAGCATATCAAGGTTCCTACCAAGTTTACTGTCCATCCTACGTTAGAGGCCGAAAAAAAGAGATTGGCCgaggaaaagaaagctgaagaagaaaaggaagccgaagaaaaggaagccGAAGACAAGGTAGCTGCTGATGGAGAAGCAGACGAGGAGGCAGATGGAGAAGACGCAGAGGCTGACGCAGACAAGGAAGTAAAGGAAcctgttgaagaaggtgaacctgaagctgaagttgatggtgcaaacgaagaagaagttgctgaagaagttgaaccagaaactgaagctgaggttgttgaaccagaaacagagGCTACTGAAGCTAAGacagttgaacaagatgcTGAAGCCGAATtaccagaagttgaaccGGAAACGGAGGctgctgaagctgaagctGATGAAATCGCTGAGGAACCTGTTGCTGAAGCCAAGAAGGCATTTGAACCCGTAGATgacaagaacaaagaaGTGGTCGAACAATTAAAGGACAAACCACTCTTGTTAAACCGTTACGAAGCGCTCAATGCCACTGCCATTGACTCTGTAAGCCGTAGAATCGAAGATCCAAACAAGGTTGTAGACTTGGGCTCTGGCTTGAAAATGTCACAGGAACAGTTGCTTGCTATTGCTGCCGCCAGAGTCGCTCCTGTTCTCGCCAACATCGACGATGAAGTTAAGAAGACTAGAAGCGAAGACGAGATCAAGAGACAACAAGAGATTTCTGGCAAGGTCAAGTCGCATGAGAATAAGTTGCTTGCAGAGTTTGACAAACACGTCAGAAAACTcggcaagaagaaggagaagttcGACAAGGATATTGACGACAAGATCGCTGACATCACTCGTCTCCAGAGGAATGCCGAAAAGAACGCTCTTGATTTCAAGACCCAAACTGAAGGTGAAATCGAAACTGCCAACACTGAGTATGCCGACAGAGAAGCCAAGGCTATTGAGAAGCATGGCGTAGATCACGAGACCCTTCTCAAGAACCACGAGGAGTTAGAGGCCACCAAAAAACAGGAGTTGGAAGACGCTAAGCTCAACCAGGAGAAGACGACTACTGAGATCGAAGAATTACAGGAGAAAAAATCTGGTTTGGATAATAAGAACTCTGAGTTGCTGACTCAGATTGAAGAGCTCACTACTGCCTACAATGCTGAGATTGCCAGACTTGACGAGCTCAAGGCCAAGTTCACCGAGAAACAGGAGGCAGTTAGCAAGAATTTGGCCACTAAGGACGAACTTGATTCGAACATCGCCAAGAGTAAACAGGCTGTTTCTGCAAAGAAGGAGTCTCACACGAAGCTTACTGCTGAGGTGGGCCTTCTTGCAGGAGCATTAGCTGCTTATGGGGCCAAATTGGCTTCTTTGAAGGGCGACAGAGAAGTTCGTAGTCTGAGATTATCTGACGCCAAAAAGACTTTTGAAGACTGGACTGTCGAAAAGAAAGACATTGCAGCTCAGGTTGCAAGAGATCACGAAAAGCAGAGAATTGAAGCCCaagaagctgctgaaaCTAAGAGA aaggaagcaGAAGAGAGAGAAAGACAAGCGAAGAAGGACGCCGAAGAAAAGGAGCGCTTAGAAAAGGAGCAAGCTGAATGGGAAGAAAAGGAGGGccttttgaagaaacaggcagaaagagaagaagctgaacGTCTCAAGGATGACCCAGAATTCCAGAGACAGCAGAGACTCAAGCAGcgtgaagaagaggagcAGCAGTTACTTACTGAACGTGACGAAATTGAGCGAAAGTAcaaagagagaaagagtCGTGAAGATGCTGAGTATGTACAACTTTTAGCTGAAATCGAAGAGCTTAAAGCAAAGAAACAGGCTCAGATTGACGCTGAAAAGCTTGAAGCCGAGAGAACTGCCCAGGCCAAGTTAGACGAAATCGAGCgtttgaaggaagaacacGATGCCAGATTGaacttgtacaagaagaagcttgAATTAGAAGAGCTCCAAAAGGacagacttcttgaagaggTTGACAACTTGCGtaagatcaagaatttaCGAGAAGAGAAGTCTCGGTTGGCCAGCGAAGTCGCTAAACCTACAGAGCTTGACGACATTCAACATTTGAtcgaagaaagagaattggaagtCGCGCGATTGACCAAACAGATCGAGTTGGACGACGACGAATTGTACCGTTCGGTCAAGAAAGACGAGCATAAGTCTTTTTTAGGGGTTAGCAATGACTTGCCAGAATCTGGTAAACGAGCCATCCCTGAAGTAAGAGTTGAACCTGAAGTAGCGGCCGAGAAGCCCATCTCTAAGAGTGCTGTTGTAGGAGGTGTAGCTGGAGTAGCTGGAGTAGCTGGAGTTGCGGCtgctactgctgctgcaCTTGGAAACGGAGCTGTGGATACTTCGAAAGCTGTAGGAAACGGA AGAACTGGAAGCTTGTCGAATAAAATCAAAcactttggaagaagattgagTGGGTTCGGAGGcgaaaaagaagcaaaagaacCTAAGAAAGATGTGAAGGCAGGAGTCCAGAAGGTTTCTAAGAAGGAGCCTCTCG ctgctgctgaagatcCCTCCAATCATCTTCACAAGGTGAAAGATGTTACtgatcaagaaagaaaacagtCTGTCACGAAGACTACTGCTGTAGTTGAACCGGAATCTGACTATGATACTTATTCTATTTATGaggaagttgatgatgaagagttCGAGGCTAATAAAGGCAATCCTGACTACTTTGAAGTCAACAGTGCTGAATATGCCAAACATGTGAGGGCCTAA